The DNA window CTCATGTCCTCGGGCGAGTTGCCGCCGGTTCACTGGACGCCCCCAACCCGAGAACTGGCGACCACGCTCGCCGAGGACACGCTGAAACTCCACGGCTCGACGCCGCGCTGTCCCTTCACCCAGAACGACGTGCGCCGACTCACGCAGGCCTCAGAGACGCATAGCTACGAGGAGTCCTTCGAGGCTGCGGGCTACGAGATAACGCTCTACAACGCGGGTCATATCCCCGGCAGCGCCCACGTGCTGGTCGATGACGGGGACACTCGCCTGCTCTACACCGGCGACTTTCACACCGGCGACCAGCGCCTCGTCGCGCCTTCGACCGCCCGACCCGACGCTGATGTGGTCATCTGCGAGTCGACGTATTCGGACGTGTCCCACGAGGCCCGCGATACCGTCGAGCAGCGCTTCGCCGAGAGCGTGCAGCAGACGGTGTGGGAAGGTGGGACCGTCGTCGTCCCGGCCTTCGCCATTGGCCGCACGCAGGAGGCGATGTTAGTCTGTGCCGCCCACGACATCGACTGCTACGTCGACGGAATGGGCCAGCGGGTGACGAAGCAACTGAAACGCCACCCCGAGTTTCTCCGCGATGGGGACGCACTTCGCGGGGCGACGTCGAGCGCCCGGTTCGTGACGGGTCGCGATGGACAGCGAAAGCGCATCGCCGAGCAGAACACTGTCATCATCACCACCTCGGGAATGCTCAGCGGTGGCCCCGCGATGACCTACGTCCCCGCCATCCGCCACCACCCGACGAACAAGGTCGCGCTGACGGGGTATCAGGTCGAGGGAACGCCCGGCCGTCAGCTACTCGACACTGGGAGCGCCGAACTCGACGGCCGCGTGATGCCCGTCAGCGCGCAGGTCGAACTCCACGAGTTCTCCGCCCACGCCGACCGGCAGGGCCTGCTCGACTTCCTCGAGAGCTACCGAGATACGCCCGTTCTCACTGTCCACGGCGACCGCACGGCCGCCTTCGCCGAGGAACTTCGCGGCGAGGGGTTCGAGGCGCGTGCGCCGACGCTGGGCGAGACCGTCGAGCTGTGAACAGCACGCCACTCTCGCGATAGCGCTGCCGTCTCGGGCATGATGTACCACGCTTGTGTGTTATTTCGTGTCGGGACGAAGCGGTCGTATGGCGACTGTCATCGAGTTTACCAGTCCGGCCGACGAGTTCCCGCTGGGGACCGTCTTCGAGAACCTCTCGGAGGTGACGGTGGAACTGGAGCGACTCATCCCACACGACACGCTGATAATCCCCTATTTCTGGGTCCGTGGCGCCGCCGCCAGCGACATCGAAGCCGCGTTCGAAGCCCACGCCGGCGTGGTCGACGTCGAACTCATCGACAGCGTCGAGGACGAATACCTCATGCGTGCCGAGTGGGAAACGGAGTACTTCGGCATCCTGAACGCCCTGGGGAAGGC is part of the Haloarcula salinisoli genome and encodes:
- a CDS encoding MBL fold metallo-hydrolase, with the protein product MEVQFLGGADEIGRSAVLLDDSLLLDYGMASESPPQYPVGDVDPDAVVVSHGHLDHAGAVPALMSSGELPPVHWTPPTRELATTLAEDTLKLHGSTPRCPFTQNDVRRLTQASETHSYEESFEAAGYEITLYNAGHIPGSAHVLVDDGDTRLLYTGDFHTGDQRLVAPSTARPDADVVICESTYSDVSHEARDTVEQRFAESVQQTVWEGGTVVVPAFAIGRTQEAMLVCAAHDIDCYVDGMGQRVTKQLKRHPEFLRDGDALRGATSSARFVTGRDGQRKRIAEQNTVIITTSGMLSGGPAMTYVPAIRHHPTNKVALTGYQVEGTPGRQLLDTGSAELDGRVMPVSAQVELHEFSAHADRQGLLDFLESYRDTPVLTVHGDRTAAFAEELRGEGFEARAPTLGETVEL